A window of Holophagales bacterium contains these coding sequences:
- a CDS encoding acyl-CoA-binding protein, translating into MATKKEKPVAEKFAEAKGRVEGLKKRPSNDQLLELYAYYKQATDGDVSGSRPGMLDLKGRAKFDAWAKAKGTGKDDAMKKYVALVDRLSAELG; encoded by the coding sequence ATGGCGACGAAGAAGGAAAAGCCCGTGGCGGAGAAGTTCGCGGAGGCCAAGGGGCGGGTCGAGGGGCTGAAGAAGCGCCCGTCCAACGACCAGCTCCTGGAGCTCTACGCGTACTACAAGCAGGCGACCGACGGAGACGTCTCGGGTTCGCGGCCGGGCATGCTCGACCTGAAAGGGCGGGCGAAGTTCGACGCCTGGGCGAAGGCGAAGGGGACCGGGAAGGACGACGCGATGAAGAAATACGTCGCGCTCGTCGACAGGCTCTCCGCCGAGCTCGGCTGA
- a CDS encoding hemerythrin domain-containing protein, whose translation MRLLEELRAEHELIDRVAGSLRSYAAARARGEGDAADGAAFRRFFRLWAGAWHHAREEETLFPALAARAELSPAHGPIAAFVEQHHEMANVLDTLDPLLDHEPLGADDARRLVDLATAYTRELGRHIDAENSVLLPESEVRLRQANVLELEGRSPKEEELAARGDGERLVGTWPFAPDTGGVRGEGCVVCPSYGATCRGVEAEWWNASEWEEFSDHLG comes from the coding sequence ATGCGCCTCCTCGAGGAGCTGCGCGCCGAGCACGAGCTGATCGACCGCGTCGCGGGCTCGCTGCGCAGCTACGCGGCCGCCCGGGCGAGAGGGGAGGGCGACGCCGCCGACGGCGCCGCCTTCCGCCGATTCTTCCGCCTCTGGGCCGGGGCATGGCACCACGCGCGCGAGGAAGAGACGCTCTTCCCGGCGCTGGCCGCCAGGGCGGAGCTCTCCCCGGCGCACGGGCCGATCGCAGCGTTCGTCGAGCAGCACCACGAGATGGCGAACGTCCTCGACACGCTCGACCCTCTCCTCGACCACGAGCCGCTCGGAGCGGACGACGCCCGTCGCCTCGTGGACCTCGCCACGGCCTACACGCGGGAGCTGGGGCGGCACATCGACGCCGAGAACTCGGTCCTCCTCCCCGAGAGCGAGGTCCGGCTGCGGCAGGCGAACGTCCTCGAGCTCGAGGGGCGCAGCCCGAAGGAGGAGGAGCTTGCGGCGCGCGGGGACGGCGAGCGCCTCGTGGGCACCTGGCCGTTCGCGCCCGACACCGGGGGTGTGCGCGGCGAGGGATGCGTCGTTTGCCCGTCGTACGGGGCGACCTGCCGCGGCGTCGAAGCGGAGTGGTGGAACGCGAGCGAGTGGGAAGAGTTTTCGGACCACCTCGGCTGA
- a CDS encoding iron-containing alcohol dehydrogenase → MYVITDLVGDLALSVGLPALKRAVGVVTRVLPIPQPTLMVGPGSSARLGETVAGLGHRRLLVVTDGVITRLGLMKPLLDALTRGGSAFVVFDDVPPDAPIPSIEKGIDTYLGQDCDAIVAFGGGSVMDSAKAIGAAVANGKHPRELVGYFRGWNPPPPLYAVPTTAGTGSEVTVAAVISDPENGTKLVIADTRLVPRIAALDPSLMTGLPAPITAATGMDALTHAVEAFIGEWGTDFTDRMALAAVSMITENLPVVFANGQDLAAREKMALASTYAGLAFTRANVGNVHAIAHQLGGRYHTPHGLANAIVLPAVLRFSSPAITRKLATLAARAGVGYPGRSEVEQARAFVEWVDAMNASLGIPAQLDALREEDIPALAKAACWEADTNYPVPRRMSQADCEGLLRQILPEAARPEPAQREEASQPEVRIRKAHTPRRVKGPEVEGTTERRPAKKAR, encoded by the coding sequence ATGTACGTGATCACTGACCTCGTTGGCGACCTGGCCCTCTCCGTCGGCCTTCCCGCCCTGAAGCGAGCGGTCGGCGTCGTGACGCGGGTGCTTCCCATTCCGCAGCCGACGCTCATGGTCGGCCCGGGCTCCAGCGCGCGACTCGGTGAGACGGTCGCGGGTCTCGGACACCGACGGTTACTCGTCGTCACCGACGGCGTGATCACGCGGCTCGGTCTGATGAAGCCCCTCCTGGATGCCCTGACGCGCGGCGGCTCGGCGTTCGTCGTCTTCGACGACGTGCCGCCCGACGCCCCGATCCCGTCGATCGAGAAGGGGATCGACACCTACCTCGGGCAGGATTGCGACGCGATCGTCGCCTTTGGCGGCGGCTCGGTCATGGACTCGGCGAAGGCGATCGGCGCCGCGGTCGCCAACGGCAAGCACCCTCGAGAGCTGGTCGGCTACTTCAGGGGGTGGAATCCGCCCCCGCCGCTCTACGCCGTGCCGACCACCGCCGGAACGGGGTCGGAGGTGACCGTGGCCGCCGTGATCTCGGATCCGGAGAACGGCACGAAGCTCGTCATCGCCGATACGCGCCTCGTGCCTCGCATTGCGGCGCTCGATCCCAGCCTGATGACGGGGCTTCCCGCACCGATCACCGCGGCCACGGGGATGGATGCCCTGACCCACGCGGTCGAGGCCTTCATCGGCGAATGGGGCACCGATTTCACCGACCGGATGGCGCTCGCCGCCGTTTCGATGATCACCGAGAACCTCCCCGTCGTCTTCGCGAACGGCCAGGACCTCGCCGCCCGCGAGAAGATGGCGCTGGCTTCGACGTACGCGGGGCTGGCCTTCACGCGCGCCAACGTGGGGAACGTCCACGCCATCGCGCACCAGCTCGGCGGTCGATACCACACGCCGCACGGCCTGGCCAACGCTATCGTGCTCCCCGCGGTCCTGCGCTTCTCCAGCCCGGCGATCACCAGAAAGCTCGCCACGCTGGCCGCGCGGGCCGGGGTGGGCTATCCGGGTCGGTCGGAGGTCGAGCAGGCACGGGCATTCGTGGAGTGGGTAGATGCGATGAATGCCTCGCTCGGAATACCCGCTCAGCTCGACGCCCTGCGGGAGGAGGACATCCCGGCCCTGGCGAAGGCCGCGTGCTGGGAGGCCGACACCAACTACCCGGTTCCGAGGCGCATGTCGCAGGCCGACTGCGAAGGGCTGCTGCGCCAGATACTGCCTGAGGCGGCCCGTCCCGAGCCGGCGCAGCGTGAAGAAGCCAGTCAGCCGGAGGTTCGGATCCGGAAGGCGCACACCCCTCGCCGGGTCAAGGGCCCCGAGGTCGAGGGCACGACGGAGCGACGGCCGGCGAAGAAAGCGCGTTAG
- a CDS encoding 1-acyl-sn-glycerol-3-phosphate acyltransferase, with protein MRRVVVFLLLLAIKVASRVFYRHEVAWVGEVPAELWKGLRLVALLNHTSLFELLYLGDAPLTLLWAIASRGVIPAAQKTVDRPLVGLLYKLVARQVVPISRERDHTWSGLLGAIRPDGLVVMAPEGRMMRASGLDVTGRQMSIRGGIADVLQALGDGGMLIAYSGGLHHVQVPGRWPRVFRTVRLRLERLDIAAYVKALGEGRDLEAFKRAVKDDLQRRLDLYRS; from the coding sequence GTGCGCAGAGTCGTCGTGTTCCTCCTGCTCCTCGCGATCAAGGTCGCGAGCCGCGTCTTCTACCGCCACGAGGTGGCGTGGGTAGGAGAGGTGCCTGCAGAGCTCTGGAAAGGCCTGCGCCTCGTCGCCCTCCTGAACCACACGAGCCTCTTCGAGCTCCTCTACCTCGGCGACGCTCCGCTGACGCTCCTCTGGGCCATCGCGAGCCGCGGGGTCATCCCGGCGGCGCAGAAGACGGTCGATCGTCCGCTGGTGGGGCTCCTGTACAAGCTCGTCGCGCGCCAGGTCGTGCCGATCTCCCGGGAGCGGGACCACACGTGGTCCGGCCTTCTGGGCGCGATCCGGCCCGACGGTCTCGTGGTGATGGCGCCGGAAGGCCGGATGATGCGCGCGTCGGGCCTCGACGTGACGGGCCGCCAGATGTCGATTCGCGGCGGCATTGCCGACGTGCTGCAGGCTCTCGGAGACGGCGGGATGCTGATCGCCTACAGCGGCGGCCTCCACCACGTCCAGGTGCCGGGGCGGTGGCCCCGGGTCTTCCGGACGGTGCGACTGCGGCTCGAGCGGCTCGACATCGCAGCGTACGTGAAGGCCCTCGGAGAAGGGCGCGATCTCGAGGCATTCAAGAGGGCGGTGAAGGACGATCTCCAGCGCCGCC